The Streptomyces sp. NBC_00483 genome contains the following window.
CCGCCTGACCCCCGCGCCTCAAGCGCCAGCGGGGCCCAAAGATCGGGGCTCCGCCCCGGACCCCGCTGCTCAAGCGGCGCAGGGGCTCAAAAATGCCGACCTCCCCGCCCATCTCCCACCCACCCGCCCCCTCCGGGGGCGTCGGCCCGACCCCGTCACGGCAAGCGCCATCGGCACGGCACCCCACCTGTGACGGTCGACCGCACCCGCCTTGGGCAATCTGCCGCCTGGGGCGGCAGGGTGGGCAAGGCGGCACCCCGATGCAGCGCACCCCTCACGACAGGCCCCGACCCCGGCACAGCAACCGGGCCCCGGGCAGGCCGAAGCCCCCGGAGGGGGCGGGCGGGTGGGAGATGAGCAGGCACCGGCGCAGCCGGACAAGGACCGGTGCCGCGCGCTGAGCGCAAGGGCGCCCACCCCGGTACAGCCCCAAGACCCGGTGCCGCGCAACCAGGACGGGAGGCGCCGACCACGGCACGGTCAGACCCCGGTGCCGCGCAACAGCTACGACAGGCCCCGCCCCCAGCACAGCAGCCGGGCCCCCGGACGGGCCAAAGCCCCCGGAGGGGGCGGGAGGGCGGGAGATGACCGGGCACCGGCACAGCCGGAAAGGCACCGATGCCGCGCGCCGAGCGCAAGGGCACCCACCCCGGCGCAGCCGGACAAGGACCGGTGCCGCGCGCTGAGCGCAAGGGCGCCCACCCCGGCACAGCCCCAAGACCCGGTGCCGCGCAACCAGGACGGGAGGCGCCGACCCCGGCACGGCGGCACCCCGGTGCCGCGCAACAATTACTCGGGGACCGGCCCCGGGGCCCACGCGCGGCGCGCTCAGGCGCGGCCCGCCGCCTCCGTGCGGTCCACCAGGCGGGCCAGTTCCACGCGGGAGCGCACGCCGAGGCGGTCGAAGACGTTGCGGAGGTGGTGGTCCACCGTGCGGGGGCTCACCGAGAGCCGGCGGGCGACCTCGCGGTTGGTGTCACCCTTCGCGACGCGGCGAGCGATGCGCAACTGCTGAGGCGTCAACTCGGCGAGTCTGCCCGGAGGTTCACTGTCACCCGGGGACTCGCCCGTGGCGCGCAGTTCGGCCGCCGTCTGCACGGCCCAGACCGTCGCCCCGCACCGTTCGAAGGCGACCAGGGCGTCACGCAGCAACGCACGGGCCCGCGCAGGACGGCGCGTGCGGCGCAACCACTTGCCGTACAGGGCCAGGGTGCGGGCCCGCTCGAAGTCGCCGCCCGTCCGCTCGTGCCGGGCCAGGGACTCCTCGAAGCGGGACTCGGCCGTCGCCGGATCGCTCGCCGCCAACAGGGCCTGGCAGCGAGCGAGTTGTGCCGGAGCGAGCGGATCGTGGCCGCGTTCGACCCACACCGTGAACTCACCGACCGCGGCCTGCGCCCCACCCGGCTCACCCGCGAGCACCGCCGCCTCCACCAGACAGGGAACGGCCAGCATCCGGATGCCGAAGTGCCCCCGCCGCGGGCCGGGGCCGATGAGCGGCCCGAGTCGTGCGGCCGCCCGCGCCGCGTCTCCCCGCGCCAAGTCCGCACGGGCCAACGCCCATTGGGCGAGCGTCGCAGCCTGCACCAACCCGTGCCGGTCGGCAACGTGCTGCGCGGCGGCGGCATGCCGGGCGACGGTGTCGACGTCGCGGTCGAGCGAGGCGACGAGGGCGAGGACGGCGTGCTGATGCGCGAGCACGTTGCGCTGCCCCGCCGCGAGCGCGGTCCGCACCCCCTCCTCGGCATGGGCGCGAGCCCGTACGTGCCGCCCGGAGCGCAGCTCACCGTAGGCGAGCAGCTCCAGGGCGCGCGGCAGTTCGGCCCCCGCGTCCCGGTCCCGCGCGGCCGCGAGCGCACGGCTGCCGAGACGGCAGGCCGCGTCCACGTCCCCGGCGACGAGCGCGGCGGCCCCGGCCCGCAGCAGCACCCCCGGCTCCCGCTCCCCGGCGGACCGTGCCACGACCCGCCGCAACGCGACCCGCCCCACCCCGGCCCGCTCCCCGAGGGACGCTGCCATGCCGACCCGGTAGTCGAGAGCGGAGTCCGCCGGTCGCGCACGACCGCCGTGCTCGACCGCCTCCCGGTACCCCGCCGAGTCCCCCAGCGCCCAGGACGCCTCCGCCGCACCGAGGCGCGCTTCGAGGGCGGCCGGCTGTGCACAGAGGCGGGCCGCCAGCAACAGGGATTCACGGGCGTCCGCCACGGGACCGTCGCGCAGCGCCAGCAGGCCCCGGATCAGAGCGGCGCGGCCCCGTACGGCCTCAAGGCCCGCCAAGTCGCCGAACTCGCCCACCTGGTGCAGGAGTTCACGCACACGGTGCGGGCGGCCCGCCAGCCTCGCGTGGTCCGCCGCCGCGACCAGCCACTCGGCGCGGACCGCGGGGTCCTCGGCGAGTCCTGCCGCGTGGGCGAGCGCCGTGCAGCGCTCCCCGTGGGGCGCGCCCTCCGCCGCCGCCAGTTCCGCGCCGAGCCCCGGGTCCGGGTAGGCCGCGCCGAGCGACCGGTGCAGCAGCCTCGCCGACCGCTGCCGCTCCCCCGTCGCCGCGGCGGCGAGCAACCGGTGCGCTGCCCTGCGCCGCTCCGGCTGCACGGCCTCGTAGAGCCTGCGCCGCCCCGGCAGCCGCAGCCGGCCGTCCGGATCGCGCCTCAGGCCCGCCCGCTCGGCCGCATCCAAGGCGTCCGCGCCGAGCCCGGCCGCCGCGGCGGCCCGCAGCACGAGCCCCGCGTCGACGCCGGCCCCCTCGGGGTCGGCCTCGTACGCGGCGGCCGCAAGCAACAGCACGGTTCTTCCGCTCACTTGCCGCACGCTAGTGGCGAACCGCCGCACGCACAGCGCCGGTTGGGATAAATCCCAACCGGCACATTGTTGTCCTGTGCCACCGCACAGAACGTCGGAACCTCGTGACGTCGGAACCTCATGACGTCAGAACCTCGCGACGCCACGACATCACAACGTCACGACATCACAACGTCACGACGTGTGCGGGCAGTTGCCCCGGTACTCCGCGATCGTGAGGCTGGAGGCCGGCAGCGGGCAGAGGAACTGCTCGTACCGGGTGTCGTTGTCGATGAAGCGCTTGAGCCACGAGATGCTGTACTTCGCGATCGTGGTGTTGGACGAGTTGGGCGTGAAGTGCGTGGCCCCGCGCAGCTCCAGGTACGCCTTGTCGAGCGAGCTCGGCAGGCTTCCGTAGAACGGTTCGGAGTGCGTGGCGACCGGCGCGATGGTGTCACCGTCCGCGCCCACCACGAGCGTCGGGGTCTTGATCTCGGGCCAGCTCTTGTCGGTGTTCCAGCCGGTGAGGGGTATCGCGGCCTGGAGCGAAGGACGGCTCTTGGCCGCTTCGAGGGTGCCGCCGCCGCCCATGGAGTGGCCCATGACGCCGAGCCGACTCGTGTCGATGCGGGTGCGCACCGAGCTCTGCTGGGTCAAGTAGTCGAGGGCGGACAGGAGTTGGCGGCCCCGGCTGTCCGGCTGGTCGAGCGTGGTGTTGGTGTCGATCGTGAAGACGACGAAGCCCTGCGACGCGAGGCGCGGGCCCAGCCAGGCGATGGACGACTGGTACGCCGTGTAGCCCGGCGAGATCACGACGGCGCCGAACGTGCCGTCCGCCGTCGACGACGGATAGTAGATGGTGCCGCCGCCGAAGCCGCTCACACTCAGCGAGGACACACTGGCCTGCGAGACGGAGTAGGAGCCGCGCGAGGCCTCGATGCTGGAGACGGTCGGGGCGGGGCCACGCTCGTAGGGGTTCTCGGCCGCCTCGGCGGTCAGGGCCTGCTGGGTGGCGAGGCCGCCGAGGGCCAGCAGGGTGGCAAGTCCCGTACGGATCAGGCGGGTCCGGAACTTGCTCGCGGCTCGCCCGGCGTGCACGGGGGGCGCCGCACTTCTGTGCTGCTGCACGATGACGGGTTCCTCTCGGAAGGGCGGAGCCCGTCCCGAGGGCGCCGCCGTGGTCACTGACAGCGACCACGGTGGCGCCGGTTCCGCCTCACCCGCATCGGCGAAATCACCGGTCTCGCGGAGAAGTCACCGGTCTCGTACGGCAGTCGGGCAGTCGCCCCCTCCGTCAGCGGACGGGGTGACCCGCCTCGCGCAGCGCGCCCTTGACCTCACCGATGCGGAGGTCGCCGAAGTGGAAGACGGACGCGGCGAGCACCGCGTCCGCGCCCGCGGCGACGGCCGGCGGGAAGTGCTCGAGCCTGCCCGCACCGCCCGACGCGATGACCGGCACCGACACGTGCTTTCGGACGGCCTCGATCATCTCGATGTCGTAGCCGTCCTTGGTGCCGTCGGCGTCCATCGAGTTGAGCAGGATCTCGCCCGCGCCCAACTCGGCGGCCTGGTGCGCCCATTCGACGGCGTCGATGCCGGCCGACTTGCGCCCGCCGTGCGTCGTCACCTCGAAGGAGCCCGATTCCGTGCGGCGCGCGTCCACGGACAGGACGAGCACCTGGCGGCCGAAGCGCTCGGCGATCTCCCGGATGAGGTCCGGGCGGGCGATGGCGGCGGTGTTGACCCCCACCTTGTCCGCGCCGGCGCGGAGCAGCTTGTCCACGTCCTCGGCGGTGCGCACGCCGCCGCCGACGGTGAGCGGGATGAAGACCTGCTCCGCGGTGCGCCGCACCACGTCGTACGTGGTCTCACGGTTGCCGGAGGACGCGGTGATGTCCAGGAAGGTCAACTCGTCGGCGCCCTCGGCGTCGTAGACCTTCGCCATCTCGACGGGGTCGCCCGCGTCGCGCAGGTTCTGGAAGTTGACGCCCTTGACGACGCGGCCGTTGTCCACGTCGAGGCAGGGGATGACTCGGACGGCGAGCGTCATACGGAGACCGCCTCCAGCGCCTCCTCCAGCGTGAACGCCTTGGCGTAGAGCGCCTTTCCGACGATGGAGCCCTCGACGCCGAGCGGGACAAGGGACGCGATCTCGCGCAGGTCGTCGAGGGACGAGACGCCGCCGGAGGCGACGACCGGGCGGTCGGTGGCCGCGCAGACGTTGCGCAGCAGCTCCAGGTTCGGGCCCTGGAGCGTGCCGTCCTTGGCGATGTCCGTGACAACGTACCGGGCGCAGCCCTCGTTGTTGAGGCGCTCCAGGGTCTCGTACAGGTCGCCGCCATCGCGGGTCCAGCCGCGGCCGCGCAGCGTCGTGCCGCGGACGTCCAGGCCGACCGCGATCTTGTCGCCGTGCTCGGCGATGATCTTGGCGACCCACTCGGGGTCCTCCAGGGCGGCGGTGCCGATGTTGACGCGGGTGGCGCCGGTGGCGAGGGCGGCGGCGAGCGAGTCGTCGTCGCGGATGCCGCCGGACAGCTCGACCTTGATGTCCATGGCCTTGGCGACCTCGGAGATCAGGGCGCGGTTGTCGCCGGTGCCGAACGCGGCGTCGAGGTCGACCAGGTGCAGCCACTCGGCGCCGGAGCGCTGCCAGGCGAGGGCCGCCTCCAGCGGGGAGCCGTAGGAGGTCTCGGTGCCGGACTCGCCGTGCACGAGGCGAACGGCCTGGCCGTCGCGGACGTCGACGGCGGGGAGGAGTTCGAGCTTGTTGCCCACAGGGTTCACGCTCACAGTACGGAGATCCAGTTCTTCAGCAGCTGCGCTCCGGCGTCGCCGGACTTCTCGGGGTGGAACTGCGTCGCCCACAGCGCGCCGTTCTCGACGGCGGCGACGAACGGGCCGCCGTGCGTGGACCAGGTGACCTTGGGCGCACGCATGGAGGGGTTGTGGACTTCGAGCTCCCAGTTCTGCACGGCGTACGAGTGCACGAAGTAGTAGCGCTCGTCGGTGTCGACGCCCGCGAACAGCTGGGAGTCCCCCGGCGCGTCCACGGTGTTCCAGCCCATGTGCGGGACGACGTCGGCCTTCAGCGGTTCGACGACGCCGGGCCACTCGTCGAGGCCCTCGGCCTCCACGCCGTGCTCGATGCCGCGCGCGAACAGGATCTGCATGCCGACGCAGATGCCCATCACGGGGCGGCCGCCGGCGAGGCGGCGGCCGACGATCCAGTCGCCGCGCGCCTCCTTCAGACCGTTCATGCAGGCGGCGAACGCGCCGACGCCGGGCACGAGCAGCCCGTCGGCGTTCATGGCCCTGTCGAAGTCGCGGGTGATCTCGACGTCGGCGCCCGCGCGGGCGAGCGCGCGCTCTGCGGAGCGCACGTTGCCGAAGCCGTAGTCGAAGACGACGACGC
Protein-coding sequences here:
- the bdeA gene encoding bis(hydroxyethyl) terephthalate hydrolase; this encodes MLALGGLATQQALTAEAAENPYERGPAPTVSSIEASRGSYSVSQASVSSLSVSGFGGGTIYYPSSTADGTFGAVVISPGYTAYQSSIAWLGPRLASQGFVVFTIDTNTTLDQPDSRGRQLLSALDYLTQQSSVRTRIDTSRLGVMGHSMGGGGTLEAAKSRPSLQAAIPLTGWNTDKSWPEIKTPTLVVGADGDTIAPVATHSEPFYGSLPSSLDKAYLELRGATHFTPNSSNTTIAKYSISWLKRFIDNDTRYEQFLCPLPASSLTIAEYRGNCPHTS
- the hisF gene encoding imidazole glycerol phosphate synthase subunit HisF; its protein translation is MTLAVRVIPCLDVDNGRVVKGVNFQNLRDAGDPVEMAKVYDAEGADELTFLDITASSGNRETTYDVVRRTAEQVFIPLTVGGGVRTAEDVDKLLRAGADKVGVNTAAIARPDLIREIAERFGRQVLVLSVDARRTESGSFEVTTHGGRKSAGIDAVEWAHQAAELGAGEILLNSMDADGTKDGYDIEMIEAVRKHVSVPVIASGGAGRLEHFPPAVAAGADAVLAASVFHFGDLRIGEVKGALREAGHPVR
- the hisH gene encoding imidazole glycerol phosphate synthase subunit HisH, coding for MSADNTKSVVVFDYGFGNVRSAERALARAGADVEITRDFDRAMNADGLLVPGVGAFAACMNGLKEARGDWIVGRRLAGGRPVMGICVGMQILFARGIEHGVEAEGLDEWPGVVEPLKADVVPHMGWNTVDAPGDSQLFAGVDTDERYYFVHSYAVQNWELEVHNPSMRAPKVTWSTHGGPFVAAVENGALWATQFHPEKSGDAGAQLLKNWISVL
- the priA gene encoding bifunctional 1-(5-phosphoribosyl)-5-((5-phosphoribosylamino)methylideneamino)imidazole-4-carboxamide isomerase/phosphoribosylanthranilate isomerase PriA encodes the protein MGNKLELLPAVDVRDGQAVRLVHGESGTETSYGSPLEAALAWQRSGAEWLHLVDLDAAFGTGDNRALISEVAKAMDIKVELSGGIRDDDSLAAALATGATRVNIGTAALEDPEWVAKIIAEHGDKIAVGLDVRGTTLRGRGWTRDGGDLYETLERLNNEGCARYVVTDIAKDGTLQGPNLELLRNVCAATDRPVVASGGVSSLDDLREIASLVPLGVEGSIVGKALYAKAFTLEEALEAVSV
- a CDS encoding helix-turn-helix transcriptional regulator codes for the protein MSGRTVLLLAAAAYEADPEGAGVDAGLVLRAAAAAGLGADALDAAERAGLRRDPDGRLRLPGRRRLYEAVQPERRRAAHRLLAAAATGERQRSARLLHRSLGAAYPDPGLGAELAAAEGAPHGERCTALAHAAGLAEDPAVRAEWLVAAADHARLAGRPHRVRELLHQVGEFGDLAGLEAVRGRAALIRGLLALRDGPVADARESLLLAARLCAQPAALEARLGAAEASWALGDSAGYREAVEHGGRARPADSALDYRVGMAASLGERAGVGRVALRRVVARSAGEREPGVLLRAGAAALVAGDVDAACRLGSRALAAARDRDAGAELPRALELLAYGELRSGRHVRARAHAEEGVRTALAAGQRNVLAHQHAVLALVASLDRDVDTVARHAAAAQHVADRHGLVQAATLAQWALARADLARGDAARAAARLGPLIGPGPRRGHFGIRMLAVPCLVEAAVLAGEPGGAQAAVGEFTVWVERGHDPLAPAQLARCQALLAASDPATAESRFEESLARHERTGGDFERARTLALYGKWLRRTRRPARARALLRDALVAFERCGATVWAVQTAAELRATGESPGDSEPPGRLAELTPQQLRIARRVAKGDTNREVARRLSVSPRTVDHHLRNVFDRLGVRSRVELARLVDRTEAAGRA